The window GAGGACTTTAAGAACATCATTATGACCCAGGCAGAGGCCACCGTAGAACAGAGACTGGTAGTAACCGCCATTGCGGAAAAAGAGGGGATCGTGATCACCGATGAAGACCGCAAGGAAGTTGCAGATCAGATGGGCTATGAAAGCGTTGAAGCGATGATCGAGACAGCAGGCCAGTTTGACGTAGATGATTATATTATGAATAACAAGGTAATGGATTTCCTTACAGAAAATGCAGTTATTAAATAAAATTCACGAAAGCAACGAGCAGTGCGAAACAAAGCAGGAGAAAATTTTCGTTGTGCCCGCACATAAGAAAATTTTTTCATGCTTTGTTTCATAGGGCGAATGCCCGTGAGCCGTTGAAGCCGTACAGCTTCAACGGCTGCACTGCGGATTCTATAAAGAGGAGGAACCTTTATGCAGCTTTTAAAGGACAGAATACGGAAAGATGGAAAGATTAAATCCGGTGATGTGCTGAAAGTGGACAGTTTTTTAAATCACCAGATGGATATCAAGCTGTTCGTGGAGATTGGGAAAGAGTTTAAGAGACGCTTTTCCGATTATGAAGTCAATAAGATTCTGACAATTGAGGCTTCCGGCATCGGCATTGCCTGTATCGTGGCCCAGTATTTTGATGTACCGGTAGTATTTGCAAAGAAATCCAAGACAAAGAACATAGCAGGGGATGTATATACCACCCCTGTGGAATCCTTTACTCACGGAAGGACCTATGACATCATGGTGTCCAAGGAATTTCTGGGAGCAGGGGACAAGGTATTGCTGATCGATGATTTTCTGGCTAACGGAAAAGCCCTGGAAGGTCTGGCTGCCATTGTAAAGGCTTCCGGCGCAAAGCTGGTTGGCGCGGGAATTGTGGTCGAAAAGGGCTTCCAGCCCGGAGGGGACCGTTTAAGGGCGGAAGGAATCCTGGTGGAATCCCTGGCGATCGTGGAAAGCATGGATGAAACCACGGGAACCATATGCTTTCGGGGTGACCGATGAGTGAGGGAAGAAAGGCTCTGTTTTTCGATATTGACGGCACGCTTTTTTCTGAGGTAAACCGGAACGTGCCGGAGAGTGCGAAGCAGGCGGTTGAGCAGGCGCGGAAAAAGGGCCATCTGGTATTCATAAACTCCGGGCGGACCCACTGCCTCATCGGACCAATTGAGCAGCTCGTTAAAGTGGACGGCTACTGCTGCGGGTGCGGCACCCGTATCGTTGTGGGAGACCAGGTCCTTTTCTCCTCTGCAATCCCCCACGAGCAAGGGCTGGAGATCAAACGCATCATACGGGACCATGATCTGGACGGAGTGTTAGAGGGAACGGAAAGCTGTTATTTCAGAAAGGAAACCTCCCGATTTCCCCAGGTGGAGAGATTAAAGGAAATCGTGGAACAGGAAGGGAATTTATCTTCTTATGGCTGGGACGAGGACTGCTATAACTTTGATAAATTCTGTGTCTTTGCAGATGAAAAAAGTGATTTAAAAGGCTTTTCCCGGGCTTTGGGGCTGGACTTTGAGATCATTGACCGGGGTGACGGGTTTTATGAGTGCGTTCCTTCGGGATATTCCAAGGCAACGGCCATTGAACTGGTATTAAAGCACTATGGGATCGCCCTGGAAGATACTTACGTATTCGGTGACAGCACCAATGACTTATCTATGTTTGAATACGCCAAGAACTGTATCCTTATGGGGCATCACAGCGTGGAGCTGG of the Lacrimispora indolis DSM 755 genome contains:
- a CDS encoding xanthine phosphoribosyltransferase, giving the protein MQLLKDRIRKDGKIKSGDVLKVDSFLNHQMDIKLFVEIGKEFKRRFSDYEVNKILTIEASGIGIACIVAQYFDVPVVFAKKSKTKNIAGDVYTTPVESFTHGRTYDIMVSKEFLGAGDKVLLIDDFLANGKALEGLAAIVKASGAKLVGAGIVVEKGFQPGGDRLRAEGILVESLAIVESMDETTGTICFRGDR
- a CDS encoding HAD family hydrolase, producing the protein MSEGRKALFFDIDGTLFSEVNRNVPESAKQAVEQARKKGHLVFINSGRTHCLIGPIEQLVKVDGYCCGCGTRIVVGDQVLFSSAIPHEQGLEIKRIIRDHDLDGVLEGTESCYFRKETSRFPQVERLKEIVEQEGNLSSYGWDEDCYNFDKFCVFADEKSDLKGFSRALGLDFEIIDRGDGFYECVPSGYSKATAIELVLKHYGIALEDTYVFGDSTNDLSMFEYAKNCILMGHHSVELEPYATFYTKNVEDDGVAYAMEKLRLV